The proteins below come from a single Bremerella sp. JC817 genomic window:
- the mnmG gene encoding tRNA uridine-5-carboxymethylaminomethyl(34) synthesis enzyme MnmG, with the protein MSECRYQYDVIVVGAGHAGTEAALAAARLGAKTALLTTNLDTVAQMSCNPAIGGIAKGQIVREIDAMGGVMGQAIDATGIQFRLLNRRKGPAMHSPRAQADKKAYQWWVKLAVEDQPNLDLCQEIVSDLVTETVDGKQRIIGVSVHGGAIYAASRVVLTTGTFLAAIMHIGESKTPGGRGGEGTSSGISNALNRLGFRLDRFKTGTPARLNYNSIDFDKTELQPGDDDPQPFSYLTEKLTLEQMPCHITYTNEKVHDLIRANLHRAPMYSGQIDSRGPRYCPSIEDKVVRFADKDRHQLFLEPEGHNTREVYVNGISTSLPRDVQDEMFKLIPGLENAQIMRYGYAVEYDFCPPDQLWPSLQTKEVTGLYFAGQINGTTGYEEAAAQGLMAGINAALEGRGEEPLILGREQAYIGVLIDDLVTCGVDEPYRMFTSRAEHRLMLRQDNADRRLTPLSNERGLITPQRWEAFSSKLQQIDSALETLSTTRHQGTLLSNILRRNDSTWEQVCELAPQLSGISDEASLQVTYDLRYEGYVARQQVEIERQKRLSYKRIPESFDFTRLTQMRTEAREKLGRVRPTTVAQAERISGITPSDIALLLVYLDGRMGSKTS; encoded by the coding sequence ATGTCGGAGTGTCGTTATCAATATGACGTGATTGTCGTGGGAGCCGGGCACGCAGGTACCGAGGCCGCCCTAGCGGCTGCACGCCTGGGTGCGAAGACCGCTCTGCTGACAACCAACCTCGACACGGTCGCCCAGATGAGCTGTAACCCAGCAATCGGCGGGATCGCGAAGGGTCAGATCGTGCGCGAAATCGACGCCATGGGTGGTGTCATGGGGCAAGCGATCGACGCGACCGGCATTCAGTTTCGCTTGCTCAATCGCCGCAAAGGCCCGGCGATGCACAGCCCGAGAGCCCAAGCCGACAAGAAGGCTTACCAGTGGTGGGTCAAGTTGGCGGTCGAAGATCAGCCAAACCTCGACCTGTGCCAAGAGATCGTCAGCGATCTGGTCACCGAAACCGTCGACGGTAAGCAGCGAATCATCGGCGTCAGCGTGCACGGGGGTGCCATCTATGCTGCATCGCGCGTGGTGCTGACTACCGGTACGTTTCTCGCCGCGATCATGCACATCGGCGAATCGAAAACGCCAGGCGGTCGTGGTGGCGAAGGAACCAGCAGCGGCATTAGCAACGCCTTGAATCGACTCGGCTTTCGGCTCGATCGCTTCAAGACCGGTACGCCGGCACGGTTGAACTACAACTCGATCGATTTCGATAAAACCGAACTGCAGCCCGGCGACGACGATCCTCAGCCATTCTCGTACCTGACCGAGAAACTGACGCTCGAGCAGATGCCGTGTCATATCACGTACACCAATGAAAAAGTCCACGACCTGATCCGGGCCAACTTGCATCGGGCCCCGATGTATAGCGGTCAGATCGATTCGCGCGGGCCACGCTATTGCCCGAGCATCGAAGACAAAGTGGTTCGTTTCGCCGACAAAGATCGGCATCAGCTCTTTCTGGAACCGGAAGGCCACAACACCCGCGAAGTGTATGTGAACGGCATCTCGACGAGCCTTCCACGCGACGTTCAGGACGAGATGTTCAAGCTGATCCCAGGGCTCGAAAACGCCCAGATCATGCGGTATGGCTACGCCGTCGAGTACGACTTCTGCCCGCCTGATCAGTTGTGGCCTTCGCTGCAAACCAAGGAAGTGACCGGGCTCTATTTCGCCGGACAGATCAACGGAACAACCGGCTACGAAGAAGCTGCCGCCCAAGGGCTGATGGCGGGAATCAATGCCGCCCTGGAAGGTCGCGGGGAAGAGCCGCTGATCCTGGGCCGCGAGCAGGCTTACATCGGCGTGCTGATCGACGACCTGGTGACGTGCGGCGTCGACGAACCTTACCGCATGTTCACCAGCCGGGCCGAACACCGCTTGATGCTTCGCCAAGACAACGCCGATCGCCGCCTGACGCCGTTGTCGAACGAGCGAGGACTAATCACACCGCAGCGTTGGGAAGCCTTTTCAAGCAAGCTGCAGCAGATCGATTCCGCCCTGGAAACGCTCTCGACGACCCGGCACCAGGGAACGCTGCTCTCGAATATCCTGCGTCGGAACGATTCGACCTGGGAACAAGTCTGCGAATTGGCACCGCAATTATCGGGTATCTCGGACGAAGCCTCACTGCAGGTCACCTACGACCTTCGGTACGAAGGCTACGTTGCCCGGCAACAGGTCGAGATCGAGCGTCAAAAACGGCTCTCGTACAAGCGAATTCCGGAATCGTTCGATTTTACGCGGCTTACCCAGATGCGGACCGAAGCCCGTGAGAAGCTGGGGCGAGTTCGCCCGACGACGGTCGCCCAGGCCGAACGGATCAGCGGCATCACCCCTTCTGACATCGCCCTGCTGCTGGTTTATCTTGACGGGCGGATGGGGTCGAAGACCTCCTAA
- a CDS encoding response regulator: MKTVFTTGEAAKICKVSQQTIIRCFDSGQLKGFRVPGSRFRRIPRDQLYNFMRENGIPTDALESGKRKALIVDDDVDLVELLVDAFERDGRFELRTANNGFDAGMLVKEFHPDIVVLDIMLPDINGKEVCQRVRMDKTMEDVKILCISGMIEQDKVADLMACGANEFMQKPFSVEALVDKACHMLDMESVNS; the protein is encoded by the coding sequence ATGAAAACAGTCTTTACGACCGGTGAAGCGGCGAAGATCTGCAAGGTCAGCCAACAGACCATTATTCGTTGCTTCGACTCGGGGCAGTTGAAAGGATTTCGCGTCCCCGGCAGCCGGTTTCGACGCATCCCGCGTGATCAGTTGTACAACTTCATGCGAGAGAACGGCATTCCGACCGACGCTCTCGAGAGTGGCAAGCGTAAGGCCCTGATCGTTGACGACGACGTCGATCTGGTGGAACTGCTGGTTGACGCCTTCGAACGCGATGGCCGTTTCGAGCTGCGAACCGCCAACAACGGCTTCGACGCCGGTATGCTGGTCAAGGAATTCCACCCAGACATCGTCGTGCTGGACATCATGCTTCCCGATATCAACGGCAAGGAAGTCTGCCAGCGGGTCCGCATGGACAAGACGATGGAAGACGTCAAAATCCTCTGCATCTCGGGCATGATCGAGCAGGACAAGGTCGCCGACCTGATGGCTTGCGGTGCCAACGAGTTCATGCAGAAGCCATTTTCGGTGGAAGCCCTGGTCGACAAGGCTTGCCACATGCTGGACATGGAATCGGTCAACTCTTAG
- a CDS encoding Na+/H+ antiporter NhaC family protein produces MDPHPFGWLSLVPPLVAIFLAILTRRTLLSLLVGIVVGALILHHGNPIAGLQSAWVDYLWAKLIDEDKRQVYTFTLLTGGMIGVISASGGMRGLVNLIVRFADTRLKGQLTGWLMGLAIFFDDYANMLLLGGTLKEVTDRLKISREKLAYIVDSTAAPVAGLALISTWVATEISFIDEGIKLIDGDAKPDAFLLFVQSIPYRFYTWWALLLVPLIAITRRDFGPMLKAEIDMLSSQKPSNEEVASAEQLPESSSWLNAVIPVMTMLVVVVGVLYQTGYAAAMGEGEPPSLLEIIGNGNSYKALVYGSAASLVVALLLIAPQRLLSASQFVTAILKGFYAMMPALLILWFAAALAAQTERPKFDKDMQMTQNGLNTAGYLEQVLEPSLPIEMLPTTIFLLAAAVAFSTGTSWGTMGILVPLSVSLTAAMLTAGGQALDIADPILLSVVGSVLAGAIFGDHCSPISDTTILSSQSCGCHHMAHVRTQMPYALLGAGLSVVVGTVPVAFGVPVWLCHVLGVAALIGTLFLIGKVPEQILQEADALRANETAE; encoded by the coding sequence ATGGATCCGCATCCCTTTGGATGGTTGAGTCTTGTTCCTCCGTTGGTTGCCATCTTTCTGGCGATCTTAACTCGGCGGACGTTGTTATCGCTTCTCGTTGGCATCGTGGTTGGTGCGTTGATCCTGCACCATGGCAATCCGATCGCTGGCCTGCAGTCAGCTTGGGTCGACTACCTTTGGGCCAAGCTGATCGACGAAGATAAACGCCAGGTCTATACCTTCACCCTGCTGACCGGCGGGATGATTGGCGTCATATCGGCATCAGGTGGCATGCGAGGCCTGGTGAACTTGATCGTTCGTTTCGCCGACACGCGTTTGAAAGGGCAACTTACTGGTTGGCTGATGGGGTTAGCCATCTTCTTCGACGACTACGCCAACATGCTGTTGCTGGGCGGAACGCTGAAAGAAGTGACCGATCGCCTGAAGATCTCACGCGAGAAGCTAGCGTACATCGTCGACTCGACCGCCGCCCCTGTGGCTGGCCTGGCGTTGATCTCGACATGGGTCGCAACCGAAATCAGCTTCATCGACGAAGGCATCAAGCTGATCGATGGCGACGCCAAGCCGGATGCGTTCCTGCTGTTCGTCCAAAGCATTCCCTACCGCTTTTACACCTGGTGGGCGCTGCTACTGGTGCCACTGATCGCGATCACTCGCCGCGACTTCGGCCCGATGCTCAAGGCTGAGATCGACATGCTCAGTTCGCAAAAGCCTTCCAACGAAGAGGTCGCCTCCGCCGAACAATTGCCCGAAAGTTCCAGTTGGCTGAATGCCGTCATCCCGGTGATGACCATGCTGGTGGTTGTGGTCGGCGTGCTGTATCAAACCGGCTATGCAGCCGCGATGGGGGAAGGTGAACCACCGTCGCTGCTGGAAATCATTGGCAATGGCAACTCGTACAAAGCACTCGTCTATGGTTCCGCGGCCAGCCTGGTGGTGGCCTTGCTGCTGATCGCTCCGCAGCGGCTTCTTTCCGCTTCGCAGTTTGTAACCGCGATCCTCAAAGGCTTCTACGCGATGATGCCAGCCTTGTTGATCTTGTGGTTTGCGGCGGCGCTGGCAGCCCAGACCGAGCGCCCCAAGTTCGATAAGGATATGCAGATGACTCAGAATGGCTTGAACACGGCCGGCTACCTGGAACAGGTACTCGAGCCAAGTCTGCCGATCGAGATGCTGCCGACGACCATCTTCCTACTCGCCGCCGCGGTGGCATTTTCGACCGGCACAAGCTGGGGCACGATGGGCATCCTGGTGCCGCTTTCCGTTTCGCTGACTGCCGCGATGCTGACGGCCGGTGGCCAGGCCCTCGATATCGCCGATCCGATTTTGTTGTCGGTGGTCGGAAGCGTTCTGGCCGGAGCGATCTTCGGTGACCACTGCTCGCCGATTTCGGACACGACGATTCTTTCTTCGCAAAGCTGTGGCTGTCATCACATGGCCCACGTGCGCACGCAGATGCCTTACGCACTTCTCGGCGCCGGACTTTCGGTCGTGGTGGGTACGGTGCCGGTGGCGTTTGGCGTGCCGGTTTGGTTGTGTCATGTGCTGGGAGTGGCTGCGTTGATCGGCACGCTTTTCCTGATTGGC
- a CDS encoding HAMP domain-containing sensor histidine kinase: MASREIDSSSSQSSSAQDERRLRNEKLQSLRRLAYGASHEINNPLANIASRAQALLNGETDPNRRHELATIYAQAMRGHEMIADLMLFARPSQPQLADCRLSEIAQACFHQMNEAARQQQTLLKLETPHPDIRLKADANQLVLALCAIVRNGLEALKQEGQIEISLAQADHMATVSVQDDGPGIPDEMAELVFDPFHSGREAGRGLGFGLTKCWTIAHAHGGDVYIDTAYGPGARIVLEIPISPSSTSPNE, encoded by the coding sequence ATGGCTTCTCGCGAAATCGATTCCTCGTCTTCCCAATCGTCGTCCGCTCAGGACGAGCGTCGTTTGCGTAACGAGAAGCTGCAAAGTCTTCGACGACTGGCGTATGGTGCCAGTCACGAAATCAACAATCCTCTGGCCAACATCGCCAGCCGTGCCCAGGCACTTCTCAATGGCGAAACCGATCCAAATCGGCGGCACGAACTCGCGACCATCTACGCGCAAGCGATGCGTGGTCACGAGATGATTGCCGACTTGATGCTCTTCGCTCGGCCATCGCAGCCCCAACTTGCCGATTGCCGCCTCAGCGAAATTGCCCAGGCCTGCTTCCACCAAATGAACGAAGCGGCCCGGCAACAGCAGACCTTGCTGAAACTGGAAACTCCCCATCCCGACATTCGCTTGAAAGCCGACGCCAATCAATTGGTGTTGGCTCTTTGTGCGATCGTTCGCAACGGACTGGAAGCCCTCAAACAAGAAGGGCAGATCGAAATCAGCCTTGCCCAGGCCGACCACATGGCCACCGTTTCGGTTCAGGACGACGGTCCTGGCATCCCGGATGAAATGGCCGAGCTTGTCTTCGATCCATTCCATAGCGGACGTGAAGCTGGTCGAGGCCTTGGATTTGGCCTCACCAAATGCTGGACGATTGCCCACGCCCATGGCGGCGATGTTTACATCGACACCGCCTATGGTCCTGGGGCGCGGATCGTTCTCGAGATTCCAATTTCACCAAGTTCCACAAGCCCTAACGAGTAG